The Hordeum vulgare subsp. vulgare chromosome 7H, MorexV3_pseudomolecules_assembly, whole genome shotgun sequence DNA window ACGTAGTGGTCATAGTCCAGATTAAGCACGTAGGCGCCATTTGTCAGCACGGCGGACACCCGGAGCTGTCAGCAAAAACCAGGTCAGAGAAGCACTGCAACTCACTAGAAAACTGTAGTACGGCCGTACGGACCAATGAGTTCATCGCGCCGGCTTTCTTGTGGTGCTGAAAACCCGGCTTCTTCTCCCGCGACACGTAGAAGAGCCGAGGGAGCTCGACACCGTCGGCGTCGCGGTCATCGGCGGAGTGCCCCAGGAGTACCTGTCGGACGATCAGCTCAAAACGTAAATATTAATGTACTAAGAATGAACCGAAAATGTCGTTGGATAATTCGAGACACGTAATGTACGAGGTTGTGCGACAGGACCTGTATCATGGCGGGGTGGTCTCTCGAGTTGTTGCCGGGCCACGGCGTGCCGTCGGACATGAGCCATCCTTCCTCCGGCACCTTGCTCGTCTTGGCAGCGAGGTAGTTCATCCTCACCTTGAACTCCTCGTACTCCCtctgcatgcatgcacgtacTCACGATCGATCAGCCACGCACTACGCTTCACACCTCCGATCGATCAATACGTTACACGATATGGTTATGCTCATGTATACCTTCATGGCGCGGCGCTCCTTGACGAACGAGGGCGCGACCTTGTCCCTCAGGTAGTCCACGTTCCGCGCGAAGTAGGGCTCGGGCGCCCTCGGCTCGACCCCGTGGCGGCGGCAGAAGGGGACCCACCTCCGCGCGAGCCGCGCCGTCTCGAAGAGCGCCTCGAAGAGCAGCATGTCGGCGCCGTCGTCGGAGACGTAGCAGGCGAGCCTGCCCGCGGGGTAGTCGGCCGCGAGCACGGACAGCACAGTGTTGGCCGTCGCCAGGGGCGGCTCCCTCGCCGCGTCGGCCGCGCTCACGAACACGTCCACGCCCGCCATCCGCCGCTGGCCGCCGCCGGAGCAGTCGTCCTTGTCGAGCCTGTGGAGGTGCGTGGCGCGGTTGGTAGGGGAGAGCTTGGGCAGCTGCGCCGCGAGCCACGAGAGCGCGAGCCAGGACTCGCAGGCGACGGCCGTGAGCCACAGCCCGTAGGCGTCGGGCACCGGGTGGGTGACGCGGTACCGGAGGAAGAGCGCCAGGAGGACGCCGCGGAGCGCGACGGACGCGCGGTACAGGTTGAGCTGCGCGGACGGGACGGGCACCTTGGTGCTGAGCGGCTCCGGTGACGGCCGGTCATCGCCGCCGCGGGCTGCACTCGCACGGAGGCCATGCGCCGGGCTGTTTGGAGGCGCCTCGTGGAGGCTCCACTCGTCCATCTCAGAGGGAACCAGGTGACCTAGCTAGCTCCGTCGCGCGCGAAATCGTCTCACGCTGACAAACACAGTCTATGTGTGTATTTGTACTAGCCCAAGTGTAACCCGATCGagtagcatagtttcagtggattCCTTTTGTCGCCGTCGACGAGTCCAGTGCTGCGGCATTCCGTTCCACGTATCCGGCTGGGGCTTGGTAGCAGCGACAAGATGCTGTACGTGATACACACGGTGATCGCGAGGCGGTCTCGGCGAAAGAAACAACAGCATCGCGCGGATCGGATCGATGTTTGTGGCAACAACGGACAAGTGTCTGTCTATGGAGGATGAAGCAGTCAATCGCTACCTGCTCGTCCCAGTAAACTATCAACTGACGCTTAAGCAAACACGTGGATCGATAATGAAGTAGGATGTAATCTTAACTTGCAACGGATTATTTTTTCCTAATTTTTAATGGAGATGACCATATTTTACTGCATCAGTGAGATACACTATCACTCTTAATTTCATGAAATCATAAACAATTTAGAAATCataacattttctaaaaatcatgaacatatttaaaatcatgaatattttttatcaCTTATAGATGATATTTAACAATGGGTGAAGGTGACAATTAAGCGATAATTTTGCGAGATGGTCTTTGTGAAAAAAttaacatgttaaatttgaaattgaggtttgaaagatatgaatatttttaaaaatactttaatCTGTAAAATATTTGAGGTTTCAGAAATGGCTAGAAAAAACGGGAGTACCTTGGGTCAAACCTAGGTCTCCCGGACCGGATTGATACGGACACGCTGGCTAGAGAAATATATCAAAATTCATAATATTAAATTATTATGCTTAGATTCGTCATAAATTTATTTTCCATTCATTTTTATTTAATATTgtggatgttgatattttttgctcTGAATTTGGACAGAGTTATAGAAatttgacttttcaaaaaaaGTACCCCTTATATTTTAAAACTGACGAATGTTTATTTTTTCAAGAAAACGTAGGAGATTTTGCGTTTCATTGCATTGAAAAGAGAGGGAGTTGTTTGGTGGAAGGTTTCTCCCATtattataaataaaaataaaacatactATCATCTCTTCCGTGACGTGAAAGAGATGATagtatgttttatttttatttatagtACGTTTATTTGATGGGTCTTCCATGGTGTGATTTTGTCTCATCCACTCTCAACTTATATTTATGTGGAATTTTTTTTGATCAATGGTTTCATATACTATATTGATGCCCCGACCCCCTCCCCCCACTCTCCTCTCGTGTAGCCCCGCGGGCGACCGAGAGGGCGAACCCTAGATGTCGgcttcctcccccttcctccgGCCCCCCTTCCCCGCCGATGTGGGCACATGCCGCCGGGTGGCGGCGGGCTTCTTGTATCCTCCGCTCAGATCTTGGGCTGGTGCGGGACGGCCTGGTCGCGCGAGGGCGTCGTGCTCGCGTGGGTCCGGCGGTGCGGCAACTGGCACGTGCGGCAGCAGAGGCATGGGTATATTCACTGCATCTATTGACAAGATGACATGCATTTGCATACTTTTGGTATAGAGGTAAACCACATAACTTGCATCCAGTAGTAATAAAATCTCTcacgatatcattatgttcattcaAGGAATGTTTCTCAATGACTGACAAGTGCCCCTTCAATTCAGGTCTAAGAGAACCCATTAAGACAATTTTGCCAATAGATGCATAAATATTCAAATTACATGGTTTGCTCTGAGGTAGTAGTTCTGAGATGGACAAGAAGTCTGCCGAATCATTTTTTATTCTTTCTTTCCAATTCTTCGACATCACCTGTAGTCAATATAGGAGTTTTATCCGTTACATAGTATAGATTTTTAAAAGAAAATGTTAATGTTATAACTTATCCAAGAAGACAAGTTAAATAATTATGATCTACTTATATCAAGAGAGAACTTATGGAGTGAAAAACATGAAAGCCTTGATTGTGTCGTTCGTCTATTAACATCAATGTAACATCAATGTAACATGGGCAAGGGGTCCAGCATGCCCGTGCGCTGATATTGGATAGTATAAAAGAATTGGATAGTATAAAAGAATTGGATGAGAAAGATTTAAGAAATTGTTAACGTGATCAAAATAGGGTGATGCAATTTTAATTGGAGACCCAGTTGAATATGGACTCTTTAAAAGTAAGGAGCAGAGTGTTACAGAGGATTGGTCATAAATGTGCTAGGTCTTTGCTTCTGCTAAGTTGATCCTGCTAAAACTGAAGATTAATGGTCTAATATTTCTGTCGTCCTAACCATGTCGCTGTACAAACCATGGGAACACCAAAGCACCTCTCGTGTACTCAGCAATCACCTGTGAAAAACAGACCTTCAATTCCTTTTGCAGAGGCACATAATAACCATTAGTTTGGTTTGAGATAGGTGGTAAAAGAAGAATTCCCATCTCATGGTATTGGCATTGTCAACGAAATCAGTTCAAATCGTCCATCCTCAACATTTCTCCCGGGGTTGACTGAAATCTGGAAGCAGAATGGACTGTTCTTGCCTTGGTTCAGCAGGCATTTCATAACAATGAGCCAGATAAGATGAAAATCAAGCTTATGTTTGGTTCTTTTCCTTTTAGCAATGCCTGTCTTGCCACTGCCATCTAGCATCCCACAAGTGCTTGACTGGCCAGAGTCACAAGTATCTACCAGCATGCAATGGCGGCTCTTGtagcattcagacacatcatctgcGTTGATATTTGAAAACAGAATCTCGGCAACTTTATTCTTCACAAGCACAGGAACTTGTCCAGTTTGGTCTTGCACATAGATCTGCAGATCGTGAAGATATGGTTTTACTAATCTATTTCCAACAAAGAAATTGTTTGAGGTTGGCTGCTAGATCTCTTACCATGAATGGTTTATATATCTGTCCAACAACATGGAGATACTTTGGATTATCAAGGCAATCGATTGGATAAGtactatctccatgaagattcctGAATAGAGAGTTCTATAAATCATGACAAGCAGAGCAATATAGATTAACTGATGAAATGTTGATAAGATGACATGCATTTGCATACTTTTCGTATAGAGGTAAACCACATAACTTGCATCCAGTAGTAATAAAATCTCTGACGATATCATTATGTCCATTCAAGGAATGTTTCTCAATGACTGACAAGTGCCCCTTCAATTCAGGTCTAAGAGAACCCATTAAGACAATTTTGCCAATAGATGCATAAATATTCAAATTACATGGTTTGCTCTGAGGTAGTAGTTCTGAGATGGACAAGAAGTCTGCCGAATCATTTTTTATTCTTTCTTTCCAATTCTTCGACATCACCTGTAGTCAATATAGGAGTTTTATCCGTTACATAGTATAGATTTTTAAAAGAAAATGTTAATGTTACAACTTATCCAAGAAGACAAGTTAAATAATTATGATCTACTTCTATCAACAGAGAACTTATTGAGTGAAAAACATGAAAGCCTTGATTGTGTCGTTCGTCTATTAACATCAATGTAACATGTGAAATTATGATATAAGATGGAAGTGAAGACACGGGAATGACATCTAAAGGATTTTGATTACCATCTTATTAACAAGCTCATTTTAATGAAAATCCATTGTTTGAACCTTTAAACGGAATGTAAGGGAAAAAAGAAAGAATTAAATATGTAGATTGCTACCTATCCCAATCAAACTAAAATCACAATGCCTTGGCAAATTTGTACCTGCTGATGATTTTCTGCACGAGTACTTTTGGTGTGTACGATCCACTTTGACACTCTTCTTAATTTTGATCTTGTAGCATTCTCGATAGTAAAGATGGTAAAGATGACTCATGTTAAGATTATAAACAACACTTTCCTTGGCCCCTCAGGTACTCTCGAAGTTTTAGCCTAATATCAATTGAGCATTGTTCAATAGAAGTACTGTTGAATATGCTAAGAACTTATATTTTACCTAAGTGAAAACTGCAAACTATGCATCAAAGCATAGTCAGCCTACAGATTTTCTACATCAAAACATTTATGTCTTCTTTGAGGTACTCCCTCAGTCCCACGATATAAGATGTAAATACAGCATATATAATAACAGAGCGAGTAGTTATTTACCCGTAAATTTTTCTTGAGATTACCGCCCCTTGTAGCACCACCATCTAATAATCACACCCTAATTTCGTTTTCTTCTTTGACCCCTCTAAATACTATTTCCTGTCCTGGATATAGAATGTTTTGCTTTCACCATTGTCTATAAGCCTAAGTTCTACTACTTTGTAATATGCGACTATGATTGACTGTGCAGTCAAATTTGATGCGCTTTTGTATCTACAGATTTCAAACAAATAACTGTCAGAATCATGTGTAACAGAAAGGCGAAAAAATAACTGgacaaatttacaaaaaaaatacaaGATATCACCCGACTTACTAAAGCAAAACCTTCCTGGGCTTAATACATCCAGAACCTTTTTGTGAACGGTAATTTTTCATGCCCAGGTGCCCAACTCCATCATCACAATGAGTAATTGTTAATCAAACAACGTGCACGTATGAGTCACAAACAACCTGAAAGGACAATTTGTCAAGCGTTTTACATCGATAAAATAATAAAGGCAACACAAAACATATGGAAATGACCCCATACACACACTCTGATCTGTGCACACAATTCTTATGTACATATAAGAGGAATGACATGGGGACAGATTGTCAGTTGTTGTCAGAAACAACCCGATCCAAGCTTACAAATACCGTGTATTAAATAGATAGAAGCGGCGCAGCCTGAACCAAGCTTACAAATATCATCCTTCAGTCCTTCTCATCCATTGCTGCTGTTTTTGGAGGAAAAATCTGCATTTGGTGGAAGCCCTTACATGCTTGCCCTGAGTTCACTTTGTTTTTTAGATGAGGTAAATGTTTCAGGTGTCTTGGCTATAGTATCTTTGGAGGAAGTTAGCAGTTGTGGTCTTCGGCTGATGCAGCTCCAGCTTGTGTGTTCTCTTAAACTTTCTGATAGTGCTGGCTCCTACATTAGCTTACATTTAAACAGTCTCCGTATGCTGGTCCTCTTTCAGTTTTTCTGGATCTGTAGATCATCGGACTGATCTTTTGATCAACCTCCTTCTTGTATCCTCTCTTCAGCTCTTAGGTAGTGGTCATGCTTTCCTCTCTACTCTCCTCTTCGGGCCTCTGTTATATCTGTTGTACTTTGCTTTGGAGCTGCATGAAATTGGAACCTTTGGGTGCCCTGCCTTGTTAAAAAAAAGATGAATGCAATGCAGCAAACACATAGGCTAATATTAATATATCCTGCAAGAGATGTGTAATATACATGTCCAGGACTTGAAATTTATGGGTAGAATTAATATATCATGTATGTCTTTTATGGGCAAATGACCCCATGATAAATGTATTGGAAGGAGAATGAAAAACCGTAGCTCGAATATGTACCAAAGTGATATATTCTTCTCTGGCTTCTCAACTACAACGCTTTTGTCCACATAAAATTAAATGCAGATACATCAGCAACAAAATTTGAATGAATTTCATATTGGTCAAAATCAATTCACATCTCACCTAACACAAAAGCATGCCTTGAGATCCTAAACCATTCTTCCGGACTGAAGTATAAACTACTGAAATGGAGCGCCCACCAGCCATCAAGATGCAACCGCTCGGTCCCTTGTTCGCAGGAAACGAATAGTAGGACGGAATGGGTTGTTGGTCTGCAGTTGAGATGCAAACAATCATGGTTTATATTCAGCAGACCAAACaggataataaactgaattttcaGCTCGAGAACACAAACGCGAGCAGCAATCTCGAAGGCACAAATTTGCCAATAACAAAACCAGAAGTTGGTCTCTAGCAAATGAAATTAGCACAACTCGTAATCCCCACATTAGAGCTGCAATGAGAATGAATGACACAAGAATCCATGGGTGTCCCGGGATCGGGTTGGGTCGGAGCAGCGCCCCGAGAGAGAAGACGCAGAAGGTGCCCACCCCCTCAATCAATCTCTCCAGGCGCGGCCTATCTAAACGAGATTTGGCCGTGGCGGATCTGGCTACCGCCCCGCTGAGTTGCTAGACTCGATCCGGGGCCTCCCTGCTTTAAGGAAAAAAGGTGAGTGGACAACAGCGTTGGCAGGGGAGAGGGCGGTGCTCTGGGTGGGGAAGACGGAGGCAGCTCCTCTCAGacctcggcggcggcggctcctctcGGACCTCGGCAATGGCGAAGGGCTCTGGCGGCTGGGGTGTCCTAACCATCGATGTAGAAACATATCGTCCTAGGTTtccacgacaacgacaactacacCCTCTCGAAACAGGCTTTCGCCCAAGTCCTAGCCTTCTCATTGACGGCGGGGTGAGGACGGGCACAGCAAGAGCGACGGACCAACCTTGGCCTCGAGGCGCTACAATGTGGAACTGGAGGGTGTCGCGGAGGTTCCTCCTCAGGCGCAGCGTTGCGTAGTACTCGAACAGCCTGCGCAGAACCAAAATAAATTCCGACGCGGAGGCGAGGGGTGGGCAAGTGTCAGGCCGGGGAGAGGGCGAGCTTCCATCGAATCGGGGACGGACGAGCGACGGGGCGAAGAAGGGGTGTACCTCGTGTTGACGCACGCGACGCAGCAGGAGGGGAGGTTGGATCCCTCACAGAGCGCGCAACTGCTGATGGTGTTGCTGCCGCTGGCCCGCCGGGAGGCCATCATCTCGCGGCGATTCGAATGGTGGCGGTCGTGGGTTCCTGGTTAGGAAGGTGCGCGATGGCGGCGACTGCGAGGTCGTGGCGGGGGAGAGGTAAGCCGTCTGCGTGCGTGAGGAAGGGGATGCGGGGTGGAGAAGAGGGACGTCTggagaagagagggggagagatctaaCTTGCGTGAGGACGTGGGAGGAAGTATCGATGGGCTGGGAAGTGGTCGAACCATGagcgaggttgaaccatcacgacgttcgatcctgctttaatagtagagacatATACAATATCAATCCAAAATGCTTACCGACAGTAATATTTTCCTGACTTTCACTTTTGGTTCGCCAATTTTCACTGTGGTAAATCTACTCCGTATTTTTTTTACCGTAGGTGTAGAATTACGCTACAAACAATACCGATTTTTTTTccgcaaagaagaagaagcacattGATTTCTTAATGAGATTTCTAGCTTGCATGCTCAAAATGATGTTCTAACCTTAGAACATGTCTAGCAGACCCTGTATAATGTCGATCCGTAAAGAGTCAATTACACCACTGGTGTTGCAACTTGACGCAGAAAGTCGGTTTAGTGCTAAAACTAGTGACATATATTGAATTGGTGTCATAACTTGTCTTTGGCACTCATACACAGTGCAAATCAGTTTTTTTATGAGTCAATTACGCCACTGGTGTTGCAACTTGGCGTAGAAAGTCAGTTTAGTGTTAAAAGTAGTGACATACATTGAATTGGTGTCATAAC harbors:
- the LOC123409134 gene encoding uncharacterized protein LOC123409134 yields the protein MASRRASGSNTISSCALCEGSNLPSCCVACVNTRLFEYYATLRLRRNLRDTLQFHIVAPRGQGWSVALAVPVLTPPSMRRLGLGRKPVSRGCSCRCRGNLGRYVSTSMVRTPQPPEPFAIAEVREEPPPPRYKSASNLTAQSIIVAYYKNATRSKLRRVSKWIVHTKSTRAENHQQVMSKNWKERIKNDSADFLSISELLPQSKPCNLNIYASIGKIVLMGSLRPELKGHLSVIEKHSLNGHNDIVRDFITTGCKLCGLPLYEKNLHGDSTYPIDCLDNPKYLHVVGQIYKPFMIYVQDQTGQVPVLVKNKVAEILFSNINADDVSECYKSRHCMLVDTCDSGQSSTCGMLDGSGKTGIAKRKRTKHKLDFHLIWLIVMKCLLNQGKNSPFCFQISVNPGRNVEDGRFELISLTMPIP